One window from the genome of Tachysurus vachellii isolate PV-2020 chromosome 5, HZAU_Pvac_v1, whole genome shotgun sequence encodes:
- the trim33l gene encoding tripartite motif-containing protein 66 isoform X2, producing the protein MEEEREHVSVHKGRTDFPSSLMVKKAESCAVCRTKLSFSSEPKLLPCLHMMCKSCIVKTTEDNNAKECPVCGQSFYLSEVTDCFIFEDSAPKCGGCEESALIGWCQECGEALCSDCVFAHQRVKVTRNHTIIPRESGLSTSLRCTSHKQEQLKFFCVTCDQLTCRDCQLIDHRNHRFLLLEEALVSQKEQLKKLLDSISEQKNSVQSRLQDLDKRLHDIKGLKASSEKQLQKVLRSLYLSLVLRCRQLSTELGGLCDEEEKSLEVMKMSLKKLEDRQEYITAFLQKILSTEGQCILRHKMQIEKCTQRVLSQNKPLPDTMIHLSLSLNQQTCSIIKNFASFKVTRVPLPAKGKNSNGNKPQNTPKDSDKNSSGLISESGATLSVSDIASTQTTSLSVSQAASVLPERGQSDSASSKPVQPTRSLADTMSHASSSSVSNNSTPSSAQSNMTPYVVSQAGKHLPQSVYPQASQLPQVFKSQFCPQPTSLLQSTSSPDQSVLNNISSKRPQQSIVLPKVLLPQSQSGAVLATAAPPGHASRPSIACPSVLVQTSSFQTSQTSSVTNTQSHTLSSNQFVPSLITLSPFAQSSQAISNPHPSTLNSSSNQTQQSILHSQTVSDQSFPSHTAPTNKVLHYSPAVSNTVSENVQPSQSVGTQSNRLQLTLLTVPNVISPLYSGKAWKFYHYTPILTVNNGTILSCAPQPDPGLTTVPGNSNKNPEPPAPSTPPLLAAPIPSMCSNTGLIECGTQTIQIPKRDLPVKAPADSVCDGDASVCSRASPIAKESDSNLHASTVQGKEITSRKALEVHQPQDPLSISSIKDCPNDQSIFTSSELQLKSTSTRSVKENPSTKHWLKGLPSSFREILCSEMKVHPQDVCSRPALEHASIPNAKDNEKTDANDSEMVEGMDDSKEEPISTENSNNRILLVSLLRLPISGSSLSQFRIVPGSQKDEILLQEIDENKSIQRCLRIAAPPAAALPSESCSSKCSLLVDVLDCVVCLSAGASLQCAECGRTFHTSCHVPPIIFNPTAMWVCSLCQDLLDDTDPFRCNRLKEPYLSLPDQRRCEQLLLSLMCENHSYLLYKTIKQPAGCVEFGIIVGRLLGKRSPPYRSAAEMVSDLWALFHNLSSNSTKKDLVMNLQSSFQQRLNVSFGKSIHASLLRPLSNGDHMRAPETEPDREKAKNTLKRMKAFLAANYTPVAKKVRTENT; encoded by the exons atggaggaagaaagagagcatGTCAGTGTTCACAAAGGGCGTACAGACTTTCCCTCCTCTCTCATGGTAAAGAAAGCAGAGTCGTGTGCGGTTTGCAGAACAAAGCTGAGCTTCAGCTCAGAGCCCAAACTTCTGCCGTGTCTCCACATGATGTGTAAATCGTGTATTGTAAAAACAACCGAGGACAACAACGCCAAAG AATGTCCGGTGTGTGGCCAGTCTTTCTACCTGTCTGAAGTTACAGATTGCTTCATTTTTGAGGACTCTGCCCCTAAG TGTGGAGGATGTGAAGAATCTGCCCTTATTGGATGGTGTCAGGAGTGTGGGGAAGCTTTGTGTTCAGATTGTGTATTTGCTCATCAGCGAGTGAAGGTGACACGCAACCATACAATCATACCACGGGAATCAG gtTTGAGTACAAGCTTGCGCTGTACTTCACACAAACAGGAGCAACTCAAGTTCTTTTGTGTCACCTGTGATCAGCTCACCTGTAGAGACTGTCAGTTGATTGACCACAGAAACCACAG ATTTTTGTTGCTGGAAGAAGCGTTGGTTTCTCAGAAAGAACAGCTCAAGAAGCTGCTGGACAGCAtcagtgagcagaaaaacagtgTACAGTCCAGGCTACAGGATCTGGATAAAAG atTGCATGATATAAAGGGATTAAAAGCATCGTCAGAGAAGCAACTGCAAAAAGTGCTACGCTCCCTGTATCTTTCTTTGGTGTTGCGATGTCGTCAACTGTCTACGGAATTGGGg ggtttgtgtgatgaggaggagaagagcCTGGAGGTGATGAAGATGAGTCTGAAAAAGCTGGAGGACAGGCAGGAGTACATCACTGCCTTCCTTCAGAAAATCCTGAGCACTGAGGGGCAGTGTATCCTGCGACACAAGATGCAA ATTGAGAAATGCACACAGAGGGTTCTGTCACAGAATAAACCTCTGCCTGATACCATGATTCATCTTTCACTCTCACTTAATCAACAAACATGCAGTATTATTAAGAATTTTG ccTCTTTTAAGGTGACCCGTGTTCCTCTTCCTGCCAAAGGAAAAAACAGCAATGGCAACAAACCCCAAAATACACCTAAAGATTCAGACAAAAACTCCTCAGGATTAATTTCAGAATCTGGTGCAACTTTGTCAGTATCTGATATAGCATCCACTCAAACTACATCCCTTTCAGTATCCCAAGCTGCTTCTGTTCTACCTGAACGTGGACAGTCTGATTCTGCCTCATCAAAACCAGTGCAACCCACCCGAAGCTTAGCAGACACTATGAGCCATGCTAGTTCTTCCTCTGTCTCCAATAACTCTACTCCTTCTTCTGCTCAGAGCAACATGACTCCATATGTAGTTTCACAGGCGGGAAAGCATTTGCCTCAGTCTGTGTACCCTCAAGCCTCACAGTTGCCACAGGTCTTCAAAAGTCAGTTTTGCCCACAGCCTACATCTCTCCTTCAGTCCACCTCTTCTCCTGACCaaagtgttttaaataatatttcttcAAAACGTCCTCAACAAAGCATTGTGTTGCCTAAGGTTTTATTACCACAGTCTCAGTCTGGTGCTGTCCTTGCTACAGCAGCTCCTCCTGGCCATGCTTCTCGCCCCTCTATTGCCTGTCCCTCTGTTTTAGTCCAGACATCCTCATTCCAGACGTCACAAACAAGTAGCGTAACCAACACCCAGTCTCACACTCTCAGCAGTAACCAGTTTGTTCCCTCTCTTATCACATTATCTCCTTTTGCTCAGTCTAGTCAGGCCATATCTAACCCACACCCATCTACTTTAAATTCTTCATCTaaccaaacacaacaaagcaTTCTTCATTCTCAGACAGTTTCTGATCAATCTTTTCCATCTCACACTGCGCCCACTAATAAAGTCCTTCATTACTCTCCAGCTGTCTCTAACACTGTGTCTGAAAATGTACAGCCTTCTCAGTCTGTTGGTACCCAGTCCAATCGTTTACAGCTCACTCTACTTACAGTACCAAACGTCATTTCTCCTCTCTACTCTGGAAAAGCATGGAAATTCTACCATTACACTCCTATTTTGACTGTAAATAATGGCACCATTCTCAGCTGTGCACCACAGCCAGATCCAGGCCTCACCACTGTACCAGGCAATAGTAATAAAAATCCGGAACCCCCAGCACCCAGCACACCTCCACTTCTTGCTGCTCCAATTCCCAGTATGTGTAGTAACACAGGTCTAATAGAGTGTGGCACTCAGACGATCCAAATACCAAAACGTGATCTCCCAGTGAAGGCTCCAGCTGATTCCGTTTGTGACGGAGATGCGAGTGTTTGCAGTAGGGCTTCTCCCATTGCTAAGGAGTCGGACAGCAACCTACATGCTTCCACTGTGCaaggaaaagaaataacatCCAGAAAAGCCTTAGAAGTGCATCAGCCACAAGATCCCCTTTCCATTTCCTCGATCAAGGACTGCCCTAATGACCAGAGTATCTTTACTTCGTCTGAATTGCAACTCAAGAGTACATCAACTCGCTCCGTCAAAGAAAATCCCTCAACCAAGCACTGGCTTAAAGGACTGCCATCATCCTTCAGAGAGATTCTTTGTAGTGAAATGAAAGTGCATCCTCAGGATGTTTGCTCCAGACCTGCCTTAGAACATGCATCCATCCCTAATGCAAAG GATAATGAAAAGACTGATGCTAATGATTCTGAAATGGTGGAGGGGATGGATGACTCAAAGG AAGAACCCATATCAACAGAGAACAGCAATAA CAGGATTCTGCTTGTATCGCTCCTCCGGTTGCCCATCTCAGGATCTTCTCTGTCTCAATTTCGAATAGTCCCCGGTAGCCAAAAGGATGAAATTTTGCTTCAGGAGATTGATGAAAACAAG TCAATCCAGAGGTGTCTTAGGATAGCTGCACCCCCAGCTGCTGCTTTACCCTCAGAGTCCTGCAGTTCTAAGTGTTCCCTGCTGGTTGATGTACtggactgtgttgtgtgtctctctgctgGAGCCTCACTGCAGTGTGCAGAATGTGGTAGAACCTTCCACACCAGCTGCCATGTGCCACCGATCATTTTCAATCCGAC TGCAATGTGGGTATGCTCCCTGTGCCAGGATCTGTTGGATGACACTGACCCATTCAGATGCAACAGACTTAAGGAACCCTACCTAAGTCTGCCAGACCAGAGA CGGTGTGAACAACTTTTGCTCTCTCTAATGTGTGAAAATCATAGCTACCTGCTTTATAAAACTATTAAG CAACCTGCAGGTTGTGTGGAATTTGGCATAATTGTAGGCCGCCTGTTGGGAAAACGCAGCCCTCCATACCGCTCAGCAGCTGAAATGGTTTCAGACCTCTGGGCCCTTTTTCACAACTTGTCATCAAATTccacg AAGAAAGACTTGGTTATGAATCTCCAAAGCTCCTTCCAGCAACGATTGAATGTATCATTTGGGAAAAGCATCCATGCTTCTCTGCTAAGACCTCTGAGCAATGGAGACCACATGAGGGCACCAGAGACAGAGCCTGATCGAGAAAAGGCCAAAAATACTTTAAAGAGGATGAAAGCATTTCTAGCTGCAAACTATACTCCAGTGGCAAAGAAAGTTCGCACTGAGAATACATAA
- the trim33l gene encoding tripartite motif-containing protein 66 isoform X1, protein MEEEREHVSVHKGRTDFPSSLMVKKAESCAVCRTKLSFSSEPKLLPCLHMMCKSCIVKTTEDNNAKECPVCGQSFYLSEVTDCFIFEDSAPKCGGCEESALIGWCQECGEALCSDCVFAHQRVKVTRNHTIIPRESGLSTSLRCTSHKQEQLKFFCVTCDQLTCRDCQLIDHRNHRFLLLEEALVSQKEQLKKLLDSISEQKNSVQSRLQDLDKRLHDIKGLKASSEKQLQKVLRSLYLSLVLRCRQLSTELGGLCDEEEKSLEVMKMSLKKLEDRQEYITAFLQKILSTEGQCILRHKMQIEKCTQRVLSQNKPLPDTMIHLSLSLNQQTCSIIKNFASFKVTRVPLPAKGKNSNGNKPQNTPKDSDKNSSGLISESGATLSVSDIASTQTTSLSVSQAASVLPERGQSDSASSKPVQPTRSLADTMSHASSSSVSNNSTPSSAQSNMTPYVVSQAGKHLPQSVYPQASQLPQVFKSQFCPQPTSLLQSTSSPDQSVLNNISSKRPQQSIVLPKVLLPQSQSGAVLATAAPPGHASRPSIACPSVLVQTSSFQTSQTSSVTNTQSHTLSSNQFVPSLITLSPFAQSSQAISNPHPSTLNSSSNQTQQSILHSQTVSDQSFPSHTAPTNKVLHYSPAVSNTVSENVQPSQSVGTQSNRLQLTLLTVPNVISPLYSGKAWKFYHYTPILTVNNGTILSCAPQPDPGLTTVPGNSNKNPEPPAPSTPPLLAAPIPSMCSNTGLIECGTQTIQIPKRDLPVKAPADSVCDGDASVCSRASPIAKESDSNLHASTVQGKEITSRKALEVHQPQDPLSISSIKDCPNDQSIFTSSELQLKSTSTRSVKENPSTKHWLKGLPSSFREILCSEMKVHPQDVCSRPALEHASIPNAKQDNEKTDANDSEMVEGMDDSKEEPISTENSNNRILLVSLLRLPISGSSLSQFRIVPGSQKDEILLQEIDENKSIQRCLRIAAPPAAALPSESCSSKCSLLVDVLDCVVCLSAGASLQCAECGRTFHTSCHVPPIIFNPTAMWVCSLCQDLLDDTDPFRCNRLKEPYLSLPDQRRCEQLLLSLMCENHSYLLYKTIKQPAGCVEFGIIVGRLLGKRSPPYRSAAEMVSDLWALFHNLSSNSTKKDLVMNLQSSFQQRLNVSFGKSIHASLLRPLSNGDHMRAPETEPDREKAKNTLKRMKAFLAANYTPVAKKVRTENT, encoded by the exons atggaggaagaaagagagcatGTCAGTGTTCACAAAGGGCGTACAGACTTTCCCTCCTCTCTCATGGTAAAGAAAGCAGAGTCGTGTGCGGTTTGCAGAACAAAGCTGAGCTTCAGCTCAGAGCCCAAACTTCTGCCGTGTCTCCACATGATGTGTAAATCGTGTATTGTAAAAACAACCGAGGACAACAACGCCAAAG AATGTCCGGTGTGTGGCCAGTCTTTCTACCTGTCTGAAGTTACAGATTGCTTCATTTTTGAGGACTCTGCCCCTAAG TGTGGAGGATGTGAAGAATCTGCCCTTATTGGATGGTGTCAGGAGTGTGGGGAAGCTTTGTGTTCAGATTGTGTATTTGCTCATCAGCGAGTGAAGGTGACACGCAACCATACAATCATACCACGGGAATCAG gtTTGAGTACAAGCTTGCGCTGTACTTCACACAAACAGGAGCAACTCAAGTTCTTTTGTGTCACCTGTGATCAGCTCACCTGTAGAGACTGTCAGTTGATTGACCACAGAAACCACAG ATTTTTGTTGCTGGAAGAAGCGTTGGTTTCTCAGAAAGAACAGCTCAAGAAGCTGCTGGACAGCAtcagtgagcagaaaaacagtgTACAGTCCAGGCTACAGGATCTGGATAAAAG atTGCATGATATAAAGGGATTAAAAGCATCGTCAGAGAAGCAACTGCAAAAAGTGCTACGCTCCCTGTATCTTTCTTTGGTGTTGCGATGTCGTCAACTGTCTACGGAATTGGGg ggtttgtgtgatgaggaggagaagagcCTGGAGGTGATGAAGATGAGTCTGAAAAAGCTGGAGGACAGGCAGGAGTACATCACTGCCTTCCTTCAGAAAATCCTGAGCACTGAGGGGCAGTGTATCCTGCGACACAAGATGCAA ATTGAGAAATGCACACAGAGGGTTCTGTCACAGAATAAACCTCTGCCTGATACCATGATTCATCTTTCACTCTCACTTAATCAACAAACATGCAGTATTATTAAGAATTTTG ccTCTTTTAAGGTGACCCGTGTTCCTCTTCCTGCCAAAGGAAAAAACAGCAATGGCAACAAACCCCAAAATACACCTAAAGATTCAGACAAAAACTCCTCAGGATTAATTTCAGAATCTGGTGCAACTTTGTCAGTATCTGATATAGCATCCACTCAAACTACATCCCTTTCAGTATCCCAAGCTGCTTCTGTTCTACCTGAACGTGGACAGTCTGATTCTGCCTCATCAAAACCAGTGCAACCCACCCGAAGCTTAGCAGACACTATGAGCCATGCTAGTTCTTCCTCTGTCTCCAATAACTCTACTCCTTCTTCTGCTCAGAGCAACATGACTCCATATGTAGTTTCACAGGCGGGAAAGCATTTGCCTCAGTCTGTGTACCCTCAAGCCTCACAGTTGCCACAGGTCTTCAAAAGTCAGTTTTGCCCACAGCCTACATCTCTCCTTCAGTCCACCTCTTCTCCTGACCaaagtgttttaaataatatttcttcAAAACGTCCTCAACAAAGCATTGTGTTGCCTAAGGTTTTATTACCACAGTCTCAGTCTGGTGCTGTCCTTGCTACAGCAGCTCCTCCTGGCCATGCTTCTCGCCCCTCTATTGCCTGTCCCTCTGTTTTAGTCCAGACATCCTCATTCCAGACGTCACAAACAAGTAGCGTAACCAACACCCAGTCTCACACTCTCAGCAGTAACCAGTTTGTTCCCTCTCTTATCACATTATCTCCTTTTGCTCAGTCTAGTCAGGCCATATCTAACCCACACCCATCTACTTTAAATTCTTCATCTaaccaaacacaacaaagcaTTCTTCATTCTCAGACAGTTTCTGATCAATCTTTTCCATCTCACACTGCGCCCACTAATAAAGTCCTTCATTACTCTCCAGCTGTCTCTAACACTGTGTCTGAAAATGTACAGCCTTCTCAGTCTGTTGGTACCCAGTCCAATCGTTTACAGCTCACTCTACTTACAGTACCAAACGTCATTTCTCCTCTCTACTCTGGAAAAGCATGGAAATTCTACCATTACACTCCTATTTTGACTGTAAATAATGGCACCATTCTCAGCTGTGCACCACAGCCAGATCCAGGCCTCACCACTGTACCAGGCAATAGTAATAAAAATCCGGAACCCCCAGCACCCAGCACACCTCCACTTCTTGCTGCTCCAATTCCCAGTATGTGTAGTAACACAGGTCTAATAGAGTGTGGCACTCAGACGATCCAAATACCAAAACGTGATCTCCCAGTGAAGGCTCCAGCTGATTCCGTTTGTGACGGAGATGCGAGTGTTTGCAGTAGGGCTTCTCCCATTGCTAAGGAGTCGGACAGCAACCTACATGCTTCCACTGTGCaaggaaaagaaataacatCCAGAAAAGCCTTAGAAGTGCATCAGCCACAAGATCCCCTTTCCATTTCCTCGATCAAGGACTGCCCTAATGACCAGAGTATCTTTACTTCGTCTGAATTGCAACTCAAGAGTACATCAACTCGCTCCGTCAAAGAAAATCCCTCAACCAAGCACTGGCTTAAAGGACTGCCATCATCCTTCAGAGAGATTCTTTGTAGTGAAATGAAAGTGCATCCTCAGGATGTTTGCTCCAGACCTGCCTTAGAACATGCATCCATCCCTAATGCAAAG CAGGATAATGAAAAGACTGATGCTAATGATTCTGAAATGGTGGAGGGGATGGATGACTCAAAGG AAGAACCCATATCAACAGAGAACAGCAATAA CAGGATTCTGCTTGTATCGCTCCTCCGGTTGCCCATCTCAGGATCTTCTCTGTCTCAATTTCGAATAGTCCCCGGTAGCCAAAAGGATGAAATTTTGCTTCAGGAGATTGATGAAAACAAG TCAATCCAGAGGTGTCTTAGGATAGCTGCACCCCCAGCTGCTGCTTTACCCTCAGAGTCCTGCAGTTCTAAGTGTTCCCTGCTGGTTGATGTACtggactgtgttgtgtgtctctctgctgGAGCCTCACTGCAGTGTGCAGAATGTGGTAGAACCTTCCACACCAGCTGCCATGTGCCACCGATCATTTTCAATCCGAC TGCAATGTGGGTATGCTCCCTGTGCCAGGATCTGTTGGATGACACTGACCCATTCAGATGCAACAGACTTAAGGAACCCTACCTAAGTCTGCCAGACCAGAGA CGGTGTGAACAACTTTTGCTCTCTCTAATGTGTGAAAATCATAGCTACCTGCTTTATAAAACTATTAAG CAACCTGCAGGTTGTGTGGAATTTGGCATAATTGTAGGCCGCCTGTTGGGAAAACGCAGCCCTCCATACCGCTCAGCAGCTGAAATGGTTTCAGACCTCTGGGCCCTTTTTCACAACTTGTCATCAAATTccacg AAGAAAGACTTGGTTATGAATCTCCAAAGCTCCTTCCAGCAACGATTGAATGTATCATTTGGGAAAAGCATCCATGCTTCTCTGCTAAGACCTCTGAGCAATGGAGACCACATGAGGGCACCAGAGACAGAGCCTGATCGAGAAAAGGCCAAAAATACTTTAAAGAGGATGAAAGCATTTCTAGCTGCAAACTATACTCCAGTGGCAAAGAAAGTTCGCACTGAGAATACATAA